A window of the Planococcus citri chromosome 4, ihPlaCitr1.1, whole genome shotgun sequence genome harbors these coding sequences:
- the LOC135843889 gene encoding nucleolar MIF4G domain-containing protein 1 produces the protein MAKVKRSAPKPSRKQLRKQERLEKKQRKQRRSNQITEEVTPKQQPKPKQKTQQSVKPEMKIAPDPNADKIKFQKLQRSMNMERVKRFKEDNLKEDRVIRSLEKKLKLNVKKKSSLSKSFINEGLDYLLEVCDFEKYKDNINLETELNDIGIKSEFADDLSTIAKTTANNTFEEDFEKDVSDNSREPEDEKIIKKKRKRKKKKADDETETGKTKKLKKDVMSEDEDFPEENVLREDTNSRSKKKRKKKKVDDNVESGAETTKMRKFERNVIPGDEDLHEENSESDEENVPREDTNGQSKKKKKRKKKKVDNKIDSSTKASKINKPEKDALSDDEFEDEDFCDEMYEEDAESDHENVLREDIYGRLRKEDGTVVENQTKYIPPQLRNKAANSSSSSEKLMRLKKQMKGLLNRLTGKNMHSIATQMEQMYGCNSRHDANSTLIELLKESMISDVFSPMRIIIEHALLVSILHANVGTEVGSYVLQQCVEEYHTLMQESVLSIGDKRIDNVIAILVQLYNFKVCHACLIYEILDQLLERFQEKDIDLILLIFNNVGFNLRKDDPAKLKEVIFNVQKKANSSPAHFENSRTKFMLETLLAIKNNNKLKVIQTESDYIESLKKLSKTMLNSGKYVSELKITLDDLLNVESKGRWWIVGSAWQGSTSIGEKTNLKTDSGLTFDEKLLNLARKHRMNTDVRKNIFCILMSAEDFMDAFEKLLKLGLKGNQCQEVIYVTMHCLLQEKLYNPYYSFIAEQFCLADRKYQLAIQYCSWDKFKEMNSLNHQQAANLAQFLAYLMQNKKLAISVLKVLQFTEMNKSMVRFLRQLLLSILLNNEETTIAEVFAPISKSEALFMLREGLQLFLHHFILKEVANKSSDAYNGDLSSLPQKIEVAENAMRGSNSQIDFDR, from the exons ATGGCCAAAGTTAAACGCTCGGCTCCGAAGCCAAGCCGAAAGCAGCTGAGAAAACAGGAGCGTTTGGAGAAAAAGCAACGTAAACAGCGAAGATCTAATCAAATTACCGAAGAAGTTACCCCCAAACAACAACCGAAACCTAAGCAAAAGACCCAGCAAAGTGTCAAGCCTGAAATGAAAATCGCTCCTGATCCTAACGCTGATaagatcaaatttcaaaaactacaaCGATCTATGAATATGGAACGTGTTAAACGCTTCAAAGAGGACAACCTCAAGGAAGATAGAGTGATCAGAAGCTTGGAGAAGAAACTAAAATTAAATGTCAAGAAGAAGTCATCTCTTTCGAAATCTTTCATCAACGAAGGTTTAGATT ATTTATTGGAGGTTTGCGACTTCGAAAAATACAAGGATAATATCAATTTGGAAACCGAGCTGAACGATATTGGAATAAAATCGGAATTCGCCGATGACTTATCCACTATCGCAAAAACTACTGCGAATAATACATTTGAGGAAGACTTCGAAAAAGATGTGTCAGATAACTCGAGGGAACCCGaagacgaaaaaattatcaaaaagaaaCGTAAACGTAAGAAGAAGAAAGCAGACGATGAAACCGAAACTGGGAAAACGAAAAAACTCAAGAAAGATGTCATGTCGGAAGATGAAGATTTCCCCGAAGAAAATGTTCTACGAGAAGATACCAACAGTCGAAgcaaaaagaaacgaaaaaagaagaaagtaGACGATAACGTAGAATCCGGTGCCGAAACtacgaaaatgagaaaattcgagAGAAATGTGATTCCGGGAGATGAAGATTTACACGAAGAAAATTCCGAAAGTGATGAAGAAAACGTTCCAAGAGAAGATACTAACGGTCaaagtaaaaagaagaaaaaacgaaaaaagaagaaagtaGATAATAAAATCGATTCTAGCACcaaagcttcaaaaattaataagcCCGAGAAAGATGCTCTTTCGGATGATGAGTTCGAAGATGAAGATTTCTGTGATGAAATGTATGAAGAAGATGCCGAAAGCGATCACGAAAATGTTCTACGAGAAGATATATACGGTCGATTAAGGAAAGAAGACGGCACCGTTGTCGAG AACCAAACTAAATATATTCCACCTCAGCTGAGAAACAAAGCTGCGAATTCTTCATCTAGTTCGGAAAAAttgatgagattgaaaaaacaaatgaaaggTTTGCTGAATCGTTTAACTGGTAAAAATATGCACAGTATTGCAACTCAG ATGGAACAAATGTACGGTTGTAACAGTCGTCACGATGCAAATTCAACGTTGATCGAATTGTTAAAGGAGTCTATGATATCTGATGTATTTTCACCCATGAGGATTATCATCGAACATGCGTTATTAGTTTCTATTCTCCATGCAAACGTTGGTACAGAAGTTG GCTCGTACGTCCTCCAACAATGTGTCGAAGAATATCATACTTTAATGCAGGAATCAGTGTTATCTATCGGAGATAAACGAATCGATAATGTTATTGCAATTTTAGTACAACTCTACAACTTCAAG GTTTGCCACGCGTGTTTGATTTACGAAATATTGGATCAGTTATTGGAACGCTTCCAAGAGAAAGACATCGATCTTATTTTATTGATATTCAACAACGTCGGTTTCAATCTTCGTAAAGACGATCCGGCCAAATTGAAAGAAGTTATTTTCAACGTTCAGAAAAAAGCTAATTCTTCGCCGgctcattttgaaaa TTCGAGAACGAAATTCATGTTGGAGACGCTGTTAGCGATAAAGAACAATAATAAACTCAAAGTTATACAAACCGAATCGGATTATATCGAATCGttaaagaaattatcaaaaaccatGCTGAATAGCGGAAAATACGTGAGCGAGTTGAAAATAACTTTGGACGACTTATTAAACG TTGAAAGTAAAGGACGATGGTGGATAGTTGGATCGGCGTGGCAAGGAAGTACGTCGATtggagaaaaaacaaatttaaagaCCGATTCGGGTTTGACTTTCGATGAAAAACTTCTCAACTTGGCTAGAAAACATCGAATGAACACGGACgtcagaaaaaatatattttgcattttgatgaGCGCTGAA GATTTCATGGACGCTTTTGAAAAGTTACTCAAGTTGGGATTGAAAGGAAACCAGTGCCAGGAAGTTATTTACGTGACGATGCATTGTTTGTTACAAGAGAAACTGTATAATCCGTATTATTCTTTTATTGCCGAGCAATTTTGTCTTGCGGATCGGAAATATCAG ctcgcTATTCAGTATTGCTCTTGGgataaatttaaagaaatgaatTCTTTGAACCATCAACAAGCAGCTAATTTGGCTCAGTTTCTAGCGTATTTAATGCAAAATAAGAAACTTGCGATATCAGTTCTAAAG GTGCTCCAATTCACCGAAATGAATAAATCAATGGTTCGTTTCCTCCGGCAGCTTTTACTCAGCATATTATTAAACAACGAAGAAACCACCATTGCTGAAGTTTTTGCTCCCATTTCAAAATCCGAAGCTTTATTCATGTTAAGAGAAGGTCTTCAGCTATTCCTGCACCACTTCATCTTAAAAGAAGTCGCTAATAAAAGCTCCGACGCGTATAATGGCGATCTCTCTTCGTTACCACAAAAAATAGAAGTTGCTGAGAACGCGATGCGTGGTTCTAATTCGCAAATCGACTTCGACCGTTGa
- the LOC135843891 gene encoding RISC-loading complex subunit tarbp2-like, producing MEQVIGSNNAEVHYYIASLKKKEEDENLISEETSPVIPEQILLQNVPKTLSTKLKSKNATITEVPEEEIHGNPIGMLQELCMMRRWMPPEYSTEQEEGLPHERLFTILCTVGSFKEYGVGRSKKLAKRQSAHKMVQKILTIPAEEENSYKNMEDEDEVVERYSNQKIGRGLSAHCGFSRKISLFHKNLKNFSGSRIERLKQITKIDDINSAEAIKWLKEVALENKLEVTFVNIEEKSKSGKYQCLVQLSTLPVAVCHGTADSVIDAQQKASLKALKYIKLLTK from the exons ATGGAACAGGTGATCGGTAGCAACAACGCTGAAGTTCATTATTACATCGCTTccttgaaaaagaaagaagaag ATGAAAATCTAATTTCCGAAGAAACATCTCCCGTTATTCCGGAGCAAATCTTACTCCAAAATGTTCCGAAAACACTGTCAACGAAACTGAAAAGCAAAAACGCCACAAT TACTGAAGTTCCTGAAGAAGAAATTCACGGAAATCCGATAGGAATGTTACAAGAGCTGTGTATGATGAGACGCTGGATGCCTCCGGAATACAGCACCGAACAAGAAGAAGGGCTACCTCACGAGAGATTATTCACAATTTTATGTACTGTTGGAAGCTTCAAAGAATATG GAGTCGGACGGTCGAAGAAATTGGCTAAACGGCAATCCGCTCATAAAATGGTACAGAAAATTCTTACAATTCCTGCCGAAGAAGAGAATTCTTACAAAAATATGGAAGATGAAGACGAA GTCGTTGAACGATACAGTAATCAAAAAATAGGACGAGGATTATCCGCACATTGTGGATTTAGTAGAAAAATATcgttatttcataaaaatttaaagaatttcaGCGGAAGTAGGATAGAGAGATTAAAA CAAATCACCAAAATAGACGATATAAACAGCGCCGAAGCGATCAAGTGGTTAAAAGAAGTAGCTCTTGAGAATAAACTCGAAGTAACTTTCGTAAATATCGAAGAGAAATCCAAGTCAG GAAAATATCAATGCTTGGTTCAGCTGTCTACTTTACCAGTGGCAGTTTGTCACGGAACTGCCGATTCTGTCATTGATGCTCAACAAAAAGCATCTCTCAAAGCACTCAAGTATATtaaattacttacaaaatga
- the Cdk5alpha gene encoding cyclin-dependent kinase 5 activator 1 has translation MGTVLSLSPRDRRPSYGTTISGTGASNTTTSATVAGTGSSINPISSGEYTLNNLNYDILKTVRNRDIINVNKMVVSNTISMPPASNINTINEFNNENIIAEKNSIEKTMKKHSTLINALNWKRFSSSNKKKIEQKNKNLSVFRQPLADYNPLAMDKNKNGMRKHSAFAAYYPSLATVKNANIQSLANTLGGLDIVRGGENLDKNIINNNVNINQQQQQQQQQQHHHHHHHHHHHHHHQSNINNNNNKINLDSNDNVKTCTKNGVIVTNVANANATTIVHTSAKTPSSVKPQDTNGAAAQIYVPKKTVIQASTSELLKCLGIYLQRKCYRLKNFQPGDAVMWLRTVDRSLLIQGWQDVPFVNPANVVFVYMLVRDLVKGEDMNTELELQIMVLTCLYMSYSYMGNEISYPLKPFLIEESREQFWDRCLLIVNKMSAPMLRINSEPAYFAHIFTELKSFGMSNINLVQQETT, from the exons ATGGGCACAGTGCTGAGTTTGAGTCCGCGAGATCGAAGACCCAGTTACGGAACAACCATCTCCGGTACGGGGGCTTCGAATACGACTACGTCTGCGACGGTGGCCGGCACCGGTTCGTCTATAAACCCGATCAGCTCGGGCGAATACAcgttgaataatttgaattacGATATATTGAAAACCGTGCGAAATCGCGATATAATAAACGTCAACAAGATGGTGGTTAGTAATACGATTTCGATGCCTCCGGCGTCCAATATAAACACGATAAACGAATTCAATAACGAGAACATCATAGCCGAAAAGAACAGCATCGAGAAAACCATGAAGAAACATTCGACGTTGATCAACGCGTTGAACTGGAAACGCTTCTCGTCTtccaataagaaaaaaatcgaacaaaagaataaaaatttatctgtGTTTCGGCAGCCGCTCGCCGATTACAATCCTTTAGCCATGGATAAGAATAAAAACGGCATGCGGAAGCATTCGGCGTTCGCAGCGTACTATCCTTCGCTGGCGACCGTCAAGAATGCCAACATCCAGTCACTAGCCAACACGTTGGGCGGATTGGATATCGTGAGAGGCGGCGAAAACCTcgataaaaatatcatcaataaTAACGTGAATATCAAtcagcagcaacagcagcagcagcaacaacaacatcatcatcatcaccaccatcatcaccatcaccatcatcatcaatCTAATatcaataacaataataataaaatcaatttagaCAGTAACGATAATGTGAAAACGTGCACGAAAAATGGCGTCATTGTGACAAATGTAGCCAACGCCAATGCTACTACAATCGTCCATACTTCGGCCAAGACGCCGTCTTCGGTTAAGCCTCAAGATACGAATGGGGCTGCTGCTCAAATATACGTGCCGAAGAAAACCGTCATCCAAGCATCTACTTCCGAATTGCTCAAATGCTTGGGTATTTATCTGCAGAGGAAGTGCTATCGATTGAAGAACTTTCAGCCGGGAGATGCGGTCATGTGGTTGAGAACGGTTGATAGAAGTCTTCTAATTCAAGGATGGCAG GATGTTCCATTCGTTAATCCAGCCAACGTAGTGTTCGTTTACATGTTAGTACGCGATCTCGTCAAAGGCGAAGATATGAACACGGAATTAGAATTGCAAATAATGGTTTTAACGTGTTTATATATGTCTTATTCGTACATGGGTAACGAAATATCCTACCCTTTGAAACCTTTCCTCATCGAAGAGAGTCGAGAACAATTTTGGGATCGTTGTTTGTTAATAGTGAACAAAATGTCCGCTCCTATGTTAAGGATAAACTCCGAGCCTGCTTATTTTGCCCACATATTTACCGAGTTGAAATCTTTCGGCATGTCCAATATAAATCTTGTACAACAGGAAACAACGTAA
- the LOC135844727 gene encoding uncharacterized protein LOC135844727 isoform X2, producing the protein MERYRVPVCQYCGEEFVAGQETVRNETCPHTYHRECVKSLTEQRTPAGNYRYLPAKCQHRSCGAVLIRQHYHSVIFRYETPDNICTNSGHRQRIANLSDTIDFQRERINALNDSLRDAVAQNEIMTGRIADLEREITRLRRPAQDYQDFEDDLNHRDNDDDDDIGDAQQQMVNHDNRAAGNENQDDQAPENYANNDNATTDCQDVDERNDLNEPIDRAFAEGFVQPNEEREMQRRMDQERDAQDGVIPESVPTAVNAPAPSAPNLDDINLEEPHPSNSGPVLVAPELGEVGNVAGPSRFREPFRPSTRNVFSSFYNSNNVLVNHVMRNATEQRNDHQPRGQPLLDDEDAPYEDFRTRREIRVYDGGVQSAVFPHRRGNIMAILNQSGYTFNPQIQRELRHEYTLHSQQMYSSVYTSWSPDDRRPTTHIFLNGWWVIGDGLAHGVAREPLRRDPTLKSRWDRSRFAGSFLSAKRLRHNIQQHARNIPRFCVVAMGGHDLTLESEHTARINTSALIQFLLDQRVERILILPIIIADRRPDAEIRRSYRDWQRGILPQLDRSRVTYLQFLEETVDRVQPYHADLAGIIYAHPFVHFDIIYRLAHMLRYFD; encoded by the exons ATGGAAAGGTATCGTGTTCCGGTATGCCAGTACTGCGGGGAGGAGTTCGTGGCAGGACAAGAAACTGTACGAAATGAAACCTGTCCACATACTTATCATCGCGAATGCGTTAAAAGCTTAACTGAGCAGCGTACGCCCGCCGGTAATTACCGCTATCTCCCCGCAAAATGTCAACATCGAAGTTGCGGCGCGGTTTTGATTCGACAACACTATCACAGTGTTATTTTCCGATACGAGACGCCTGACAATATTTGCACCAACTCTGGACACCGGCAAAGAATCGCAAATCTCAGCGACACGATTGATTTCCAGCGTGAGCGCATCAATGCATTAAATGATTCGCTTCGTGATGCGGTAGCGCAGAATGAAATTATGACCGGAAGAATCGCAGATTTAGAACGTGAAATTACTCGACTTAGGCGACCAGCGCAGGATTACCAAG ATTTCGAAGATGATCTCAACCATCGAGAtaatgatgacgacgacgacatcgGTGATGCACAGCAGCAAATGGTAAATCACGATAATCGAGCTGCTGGAAATGAAAATCAGGATGATCAAGCTCCAGAGAATTACGCAAATAACGATAACGCAACCACCGATTGCCAAGACGTCGATGAGCGCAACGACCTTAATGAACCAATCGATCGAGCATTTGCGGAAGGATTTGTTCAACCGAACG AAGAACGTGAGATGCAACGCCGTATGGACCAAGAGCGAGATGCTCAAGATGGTGTAATTCCAGAGTCGGTTCCAACTGCGGTCAATGCTCCAGCTCCATCCGCTCCTAATCTCGACGATATAAACCTCGAGGAGCCTCACCCATCGAATTCTGGACCAGTTTTAGTAGCGCCAGAACTGGGAGAAGTAGGAAACGTTGCCGGACCGTCGCGATTTCGTGAGCCTTTCCGGCCTAGTACACGTAACgttttctcttcattttacaACTCCAATAACGTCTTGGTAAATCACGTTATGCGGAATGCAACCGAACAGCGCAATGACCATCAACCTCGTGGCCAACCGCTGTTAGATGATGAAGACGCCCCGTACGAAGACTTTAGAACGAGGCGCGAAATACGCGTCTACGATGGTGGCGTCCAGAGCGCTGTATTTCCTCATCGACGTGGAAATATTATGGCTATTTTGAACCAGTCTGGCTATACTTTCAACCCGCAGATTCAGCGCGAGCTTCGTCACGAGTATACTCTGCATAGCCAGCAGATGTATTCTTCAGTTTATACGAGCTGGTCACCGGACGACCGCCGTCCAACCACCCATATTTTCCTGAACGGATGGTGGGTGATTGGCGACGGTCTTGCTCACGGTGTTGCGAGAGAACCGCTGAGACGAGATCCAACGTTAAAGAGTCGCTGGGATCGTAGCCGCTTCGCGGGAAGTTTTCTTTCGGCCAAACGTCTGCGACACAACATTCAACAACACGCCCGCAACATCCCACGGTTCTGCGTAGTGGCCATGGGAGGACACGACCTAACGCTTGAGTCCGAGCACACGGCCAGAATAAACACGTCAGcgttgattcaatttttgttagacCAACGCGTGGAGCGAATTCTTATCCTCCCGATAATCATCGCTGATCGACGACCAGATGCGGAAATAAGAAGATCGTACCGCGATTGGCAGCGAGGAATTCTACCTCAATTAGATCGGTCTCGGGTCacctatttacaatttttggaagaaacagTAGATCGCGTCCAGCCTTACCATGCTGACCTCGCAGGCATCATATATGCGCATCCGTTCGTGCACTTTGATATTATTTACCGTTTGGCTCATATGTTGCGTTATTTCGATTAA
- the LOC135844727 gene encoding uncharacterized protein LOC135844727 isoform X1 yields MNIHKFITWNGNQYSFKKPETSSFLRQREFDRARFREGLWENTFDSLCNTFYMDDIRVYEPNFSRLDFPTDFIQSISIEDSSDNSSDTDSFLSSRPMERYRVPVCQYCGEEFVAGQETVRNETCPHTYHRECVKSLTEQRTPAGNYRYLPAKCQHRSCGAVLIRQHYHSVIFRYETPDNICTNSGHRQRIANLSDTIDFQRERINALNDSLRDAVAQNEIMTGRIADLEREITRLRRPAQDYQDFEDDLNHRDNDDDDDIGDAQQQMVNHDNRAAGNENQDDQAPENYANNDNATTDCQDVDERNDLNEPIDRAFAEGFVQPNEEREMQRRMDQERDAQDGVIPESVPTAVNAPAPSAPNLDDINLEEPHPSNSGPVLVAPELGEVGNVAGPSRFREPFRPSTRNVFSSFYNSNNVLVNHVMRNATEQRNDHQPRGQPLLDDEDAPYEDFRTRREIRVYDGGVQSAVFPHRRGNIMAILNQSGYTFNPQIQRELRHEYTLHSQQMYSSVYTSWSPDDRRPTTHIFLNGWWVIGDGLAHGVAREPLRRDPTLKSRWDRSRFAGSFLSAKRLRHNIQQHARNIPRFCVVAMGGHDLTLESEHTARINTSALIQFLLDQRVERILILPIIIADRRPDAEIRRSYRDWQRGILPQLDRSRVTYLQFLEETVDRVQPYHADLAGIIYAHPFVHFDIIYRLAHMLRYFD; encoded by the exons ATGAATATTCATAAATTTATCACATGGAATGGCAATCAATACTCATTCAAGAAGCCAGAAACTTCATCTTTCTTAAGACAGCGCGAATTTGATCGAGCCAGATTTAGAGAAGGACTATGGGAAAATACTTTTGATTCGCTGTGTAATACTTTCTATATGGATGATATACGTGTCTACGAACCTAACTTTTCTCGATTAGATTTTCCAACGGATTTTATCCAATCTATAAGTATCGAAGATTCCAGCGATAACTCATCTGACACTGATTCTTTTCTGTCCTCTAGGCCAATGGAAAGGTATCGTGTTCCGGTATGCCAGTACTGCGGGGAGGAGTTCGTGGCAGGACAAGAAACTGTACGAAATGAAACCTGTCCACATACTTATCATCGCGAATGCGTTAAAAGCTTAACTGAGCAGCGTACGCCCGCCGGTAATTACCGCTATCTCCCCGCAAAATGTCAACATCGAAGTTGCGGCGCGGTTTTGATTCGACAACACTATCACAGTGTTATTTTCCGATACGAGACGCCTGACAATATTTGCACCAACTCTGGACACCGGCAAAGAATCGCAAATCTCAGCGACACGATTGATTTCCAGCGTGAGCGCATCAATGCATTAAATGATTCGCTTCGTGATGCGGTAGCGCAGAATGAAATTATGACCGGAAGAATCGCAGATTTAGAACGTGAAATTACTCGACTTAGGCGACCAGCGCAGGATTACCAAG ATTTCGAAGATGATCTCAACCATCGAGAtaatgatgacgacgacgacatcgGTGATGCACAGCAGCAAATGGTAAATCACGATAATCGAGCTGCTGGAAATGAAAATCAGGATGATCAAGCTCCAGAGAATTACGCAAATAACGATAACGCAACCACCGATTGCCAAGACGTCGATGAGCGCAACGACCTTAATGAACCAATCGATCGAGCATTTGCGGAAGGATTTGTTCAACCGAACG AAGAACGTGAGATGCAACGCCGTATGGACCAAGAGCGAGATGCTCAAGATGGTGTAATTCCAGAGTCGGTTCCAACTGCGGTCAATGCTCCAGCTCCATCCGCTCCTAATCTCGACGATATAAACCTCGAGGAGCCTCACCCATCGAATTCTGGACCAGTTTTAGTAGCGCCAGAACTGGGAGAAGTAGGAAACGTTGCCGGACCGTCGCGATTTCGTGAGCCTTTCCGGCCTAGTACACGTAACgttttctcttcattttacaACTCCAATAACGTCTTGGTAAATCACGTTATGCGGAATGCAACCGAACAGCGCAATGACCATCAACCTCGTGGCCAACCGCTGTTAGATGATGAAGACGCCCCGTACGAAGACTTTAGAACGAGGCGCGAAATACGCGTCTACGATGGTGGCGTCCAGAGCGCTGTATTTCCTCATCGACGTGGAAATATTATGGCTATTTTGAACCAGTCTGGCTATACTTTCAACCCGCAGATTCAGCGCGAGCTTCGTCACGAGTATACTCTGCATAGCCAGCAGATGTATTCTTCAGTTTATACGAGCTGGTCACCGGACGACCGCCGTCCAACCACCCATATTTTCCTGAACGGATGGTGGGTGATTGGCGACGGTCTTGCTCACGGTGTTGCGAGAGAACCGCTGAGACGAGATCCAACGTTAAAGAGTCGCTGGGATCGTAGCCGCTTCGCGGGAAGTTTTCTTTCGGCCAAACGTCTGCGACACAACATTCAACAACACGCCCGCAACATCCCACGGTTCTGCGTAGTGGCCATGGGAGGACACGACCTAACGCTTGAGTCCGAGCACACGGCCAGAATAAACACGTCAGcgttgattcaatttttgttagacCAACGCGTGGAGCGAATTCTTATCCTCCCGATAATCATCGCTGATCGACGACCAGATGCGGAAATAAGAAGATCGTACCGCGATTGGCAGCGAGGAATTCTACCTCAATTAGATCGGTCTCGGGTCacctatttacaatttttggaagaaacagTAGATCGCGTCCAGCCTTACCATGCTGACCTCGCAGGCATCATATATGCGCATCCGTTCGTGCACTTTGATATTATTTACCGTTTGGCTCATATGTTGCGTTATTTCGATTAA